The sequence TCCGACATCTTTTCCGCTCAAAAGAAATCCTGGGCTCCCGGTTATGCACCTGGCACAATCTCCACTACCTCCTGGAGTTGATGGAAGGTATCCGGCAATCGATCCGGACAGGCACCTTCGCCAATTTCAGGAAAAGATTCCACGAAGATTTCCAGGATGGGGGCGACAGGTCTTGAGGACGGAAGTGCTCACCGTCGACAGGCAAAAACCTGAAAAGGAAGCTATCGAGAAGGCGGCCGAGGTCATCCAGGGCGGCGGCCTGGTGGCCTTCCCGACGGAGACCGTCTACGGCCTTGGCGCCGACGCGCTTTCCCCCGATGCCGTCCAAAGGATATTCCAGGCCAAGGGGAGGCCGGCCGACAACCCGCTGATCGTCCACGTCGAGGGCAAGGAAGCGGCGGCCCGTGTCGGGCAGGTTGACGGAAGGTCCCGCAGGCTGATGGACCTCTTCTGGCCGGGACCGCTTACCCTGGTGATCGCGGCGGCGGCCGGGATACCGGGCGAGGTCACCGGCGGGCTCGATACGGTGGCCGTCAGGATGCCCGCCCACACCGTCGCCATCGATCTCATAAGAAGATCGGGCGCGCCCATTGCCGCACCCAGCGCCAACAGGAGCGGAAGGCCCAGCCCGACCACGGCGGAGGCTGTCCTGGAGGACCTGAAGGGTCGGATCGAATTGATACTTGACGCGGGCCCTACCGCCGTGGGCGTTGAGTCCACCGTGCTCGATGTGACGGGAGACCGGCCAGTGCTGCTGCGTCCAGGCGGGGTTTCCCTGGAGGTTCTCAACGAGGCGGCAGGGCCTGTCCTCTTTTCTCCGGGAGGGCCCGGGGAGCGGCGGTCGCCAGGGACAAGGTACAGACACTATGCCCCGTCCATACCGGTAGTCCTCTTCGAGGCCGGAAAGGACTGGACCGGGGAGCCGGGGTTATTCCGACGGGGAGCCAAGGTGGCCTACCTGGGTATGTCGCCCTCTCCCGTCACCGTGGTGGGGGAAGTGCGCTTTACGACCATGGAGGAATACGCGAAGGGACTCTTTTCGGCCTTGAGGGACCTGGAACGTT is a genomic window of Thermovirga sp. containing:
- a CDS encoding threonylcarbamoyl-AMP synthase, whose amino-acid sequence is MRTEVLTVDRQKPEKEAIEKAAEVIQGGGLVAFPTETVYGLGADALSPDAVQRIFQAKGRPADNPLIVHVEGKEAAARVGQVDGRSRRLMDLFWPGPLTLVIAAAAGIPGEVTGGLDTVAVRMPAHTVAIDLIRRSGAPIAAPSANRSGRPSPTTAEAVLEDLKGRIELILDAGPTAVGVESTVLDVTGDRPVLLRPGGVSLEVLNEAAGPVLFSPGGPGERRSPGTRYRHYAPSIPVVLFEAGKDWTGEPGLFRRGAKVAYLGMSPSPVTVVGEVRFTTMEEYAKGLFSALRDLERSGVDVILAELPAEEGVGLAVRDRLSRAAEFKGPNGT